The DNA sequence GGACAACCTCAAGCCGTGGTCGATCATTGAAAAACGTCTGGATCTGGCCGCCGAGGCGGATCTGGCGTTGGCGTTCTACAACCCGATTTCCCGTGCCCGGCCGTGGCAACTGGGGCGAGCGCTGGAAATCGTCGCGCAACACCGTACGCCAGAGACCCCGGTGGTGCTGGGGCGCGATATCGGCAGACCGGGGCAGACCCTGCGAACCACTACATTGGGTGCGCTGACACCGGATCAGGTCGACATGCGCACCATGGTGCTGATCGGTTCGTCCACGACCTGCACGTTCCCCCGCGCAACGGGAGGAGACTGGGTGTACACCCCTCGATGGTATGGCGAGAAACCCAATACCTGAGGCAAAAAAAAGCGGCTCTTCGGAGCCGCTTTTCATTTCAGTGGTGGCAGGTCAGCCAAGATAACCTTTCACCCCGGTGAAGATGATCTGTGCGGCCAGAGCGCAAACAAACAGGCCCATCAGGCGGCTGACGATCTGCAACCCTTGATCGCCGAGAATCCGCTCGATGCGGTTCGACAGATAAAGCACGACACCCACGGTAAAGCTGGCGAGCGCAATACTCATGATCGCGATCAGCTTGTCGTCCCAGTGCGGCTGGCTGACGCCCATCACCAGCAGCGCACCGATGGTACCGGGGCCGACGGTCAGGGGAATGGTCAGCGGGACAATCGTCACATCCTGCTGCACGTTGTCGGTCTGCACGGCGGACTTGCCCTGCGCCATGCCCAGCGCCGAGATGAACAGCACGCTGCCGGCACCGATGCGAAAAGCATCCACCGTGATGCCGAACACATCGAAAATCACCCGCCCGAACAGATACAGCAAGACGCTCGATACCAGTGTGGCGATCGCCACTTTCCAGGCCAAGCGGCGTTGTTCCTTGCGCGAATAACCGCGGGTCAGGCTGATGAAGCAGGACAACACGAAGAACGGGCTGTAGAGCACCAGCATCTTCAGGTAAACACTGAATAACACGTGGAGCATGGCGCAGGCTCGCTGGCGGGAAAAGTCGGGGGGAGTCTAACAGGCGCTATCGTGTCTGTCGGCTCACGACGGTTGCGTCGTCGTACGGTTCTGCTGATCACGCTGGGCCACCCAATGCTCGATCAGCTCACGCAGTTGCGACAGCTCCACCGGTTTGGCCATGTGCCCGTCCATTCCGGCCTGGCGCGCGCGCTCCTTGTGCTCGGCAAGGATGTGCGCGGTCAGTGCCACGATCGGCGTGCGGATGCGCTGATTGCCGACTTCCCAGGCCCGCAGTTGCTGGGTGGCCGAGAAGCCGTCGAGGATCGGCATTTCGCAGTCCATCAGCACCAGGTCGTAGCGCTGGGCTTTCATTGCCTGCAAGGCTTCTTCGCCATTGCTGGCAGTGTCCGGCTGCAGATTGAGTTTGCCGAGCATGCCACGGATGACCTTGGTGGA is a window from the Pseudomonas gozinkensis genome containing:
- a CDS encoding MarC family protein, with protein sequence MLHVLFSVYLKMLVLYSPFFVLSCFISLTRGYSRKEQRRLAWKVAIATLVSSVLLYLFGRVIFDVFGITVDAFRIGAGSVLFISALGMAQGKSAVQTDNVQQDVTIVPLTIPLTVGPGTIGALLVMGVSQPHWDDKLIAIMSIALASFTVGVVLYLSNRIERILGDQGLQIVSRLMGLFVCALAAQIIFTGVKGYLG